TCAAGCACCTTGAGCGTTGAGGAGTCTATGCGTTTCTCGATAGTATCTATAGAGCAGCGGGTCTGCTGGGTTGCGCAGCGGATGAAGAGCCTTTCGGATGTATCGAGGGGGCGTTTGCTCATCCAGAAGATTCTCGCACGGAAGCAGTCTGCAAGGGTCGGCTCGCCGCCTTCTCTGCATACGATATCGCCTCTGTCGAGGAAGAGGGCATCTTCAGTTGTTATGCCGATTGATTCGCCTGCGCACGCCCTTTCGGGCTCCTCAAGGAATTTCTCCACAGACTGCACCTTTGTTTTCTGGCCTGAGGGGATCACCTTCACGGCCTCGCCCTGCTCAATGCAGCCCGCTTCCACGCGTCCGGCATTTATCCGCTTGTCATCCACCTTGTAAACATCCTGCACGGGTAATATGAGGCTCTTGTCCTCAGCGGGGATCCTTCCTTTGAGGCTGTCGAGGCTGTCGAGGAATGTTGGGCCTTTATGCCAAGGCATATTCTCCGAGGGCTTTGCGATATTATCGCCTTTTGCGGCGGCTATCGGGAGCGTTATATCGGAGCTTGCTCCAATGGATGCGAGAAACTCCTGCACATCGCTTTGAACCTGCTTGAATCTCTCTTCGCTGTATTGGACGAGATCCATTTTGTTTATTACTGTGATTATCTGCTTGAGGCCGAGCATATTGAGCATATACGAGTGTCTTTTTGTCTGCTCCATCACGCCCTCTTCGGCATCTACAATCAGAACTGCCGCCTCAGCCTGAGATGCTCCGGTGATCATATTCTTCACAAATTCGACATGCCCTGGGGCATCAATGATAACGTAATGCCGCTTGTCTGTGCTGAAGAAAACCTGCGTTGTGTCTATCGTAACGCCCTGCTTGCGTTCCTCTTCGAGGTGGTCGAGCAGGTATGCGAATTCATTCTCATCACGCCCGCGGGATTTGCTCATCTTCTCCATCTCGGCGATCCTGTCTGGCTGGAGTGAATCGGTGTCGTAAAGCAGCCTGCCGATGAGGGTTGATTTTCCGTGGTCAACGTGTCCGACTATTACGAAGTTCAGTACATTATCCATATATCTGCCTTTGCTGTTTGTTATAATTATTTAGCATTCATTAACCTGCTGAAATATATTCTGCAGGGATTATTTTTCAAGCAAAAAGAACAAGCTCAAAAGAAGAGTTTGAGCAGTGTAAAGAGCCCGAGGGCCATAGTTATCACTGCTATGAGCATCTTCATATTCCCAGAGCTCACCTTCTTCACCGCAAGCGCAGAGAGCGGAACGGAAAGCACCGCACCCGTGCATAGCCAAGGGGCGAGGCGGAAATCGAACGGCTGCTTGAGAACGTACACATACAGCACAACGCCTACAAGGCAGGTCAGCCCTTCGGCGAGGCTTGTTATGCCCACAGCGCTTTTGCTGTTTACTCCTGAGAGGATCTGGCCGCTGGTTACTACGGGGCCGTATCCCCCGCCGGAGATCCCCTTGTTGAATGAGGCAAGCACGCCGAGAAACGTCATCTTATGCCAGGAGAAGCGGAAAGTTTTCTTGAGGCATATCATTATCAGAAGTCCCATTGAGAACACCAAAACGCCGATATAGAGCTTGAGCCAGAATTCGGGGATATTCACAGCCACGTAAATCGCTGCAACCGTGCCGACAACGCTGCACAGAGAAAGGAGGATTGCGATTTTGAGGTGCCTCGGGGTGTTCTGCTTGAAGCTCTCGATATAGCCTATGCTGCTGAGCTGCTCGGCAATCTTGCGGGCGTTCATCGTTTCCGGCCTCAGATTTACATTTCCATGGAAGTGGTGCAGTACTGCGGCAAGCAGCCCGCTTACCAGCTCACTCAGCAGAACAGCGGGGACAATCTCCAGAGGCTCGAAGCCGAATAGAAGCATCAGAACAGGAGTCAGAGTTGTCCCGTAGCCCATTCCGAGCGTGGCGTCTACAAATTCGCAGAAAAACGCTATGATTATCAGTCCGAAGCTTTGCAAAAAAGGCCTACTCTTTTCTCATCACAACAATAAATTCTCTGCTCATAGTTGCACTCTTCGCGCCTGTTTTGTTTGTTGGGCTGTTTTTGGAGGGCATTCTTTTATTTGGGATGTTTCTATTAAAAGTGTCAATGTGCCTCAAACCATTATCTTCAAAGAAAGCTTTAGTAATTTCATCAGTGGGCAAAACTGTGTTTTTAACAATTCTATTCCCAACTACATAACAGCAAAAAGCCCCGTCTCTTATTATCTTGGAGATGTTGCTGATTGATTTATAGTAATCTTCGTAAAATGACAACACTTCAATCGCTCTCTTCTCATCGATTTGTCTTATCTTATCAATTGATGAATCAACTTCTTCAAAGCCCATTTCGTGAATCTTGGAAAAATACCGTTTACCGCCCATTAAATTATTATCGACTTTGTTTGGCTCTTCAAGGTCAAGCCATTGACTTGCGAGACGGGAAAATTGGCCATAGGCAACAGTAGTTCTGCTGTCCCCATAGGGAGGAGAGGTTACTACAAGATCAATTTCAGAGCTTTTCAATGGTTCAACAGTTTTTACTGTGTCGAAACTGAGAATCTTTGTTTTGGCATTTACGCCCTGCATAATTTCTGAATATTCTAATAAGCCTCGGATATTTCTTTGCAGCTTAGAGAGAAATATCCCGTAAACATCAGGAGAAAAGCTTTTTCTTTTAGCTTCAGGGATTCTAACTAATTTAAATTCGCTATTTCTTGTGTAGCTTGCTTCTCTAATTGTTTCGCTAAAGGCAACATAAAAAAACAGTGAAACTGTTCTGTCCTCAATCTCATCTATGTACCGCTTTATATGTGATAATTTCTCAATCACTTCTTCGCTAAACCAAAAATGTAAATTAGGAAATACCGGCAAGTTTGCCTTTTCTTCCTCAACGCATTTAAAGCTGCTGGAAAAAAAAAGGTTAGAAAAAAAATCAATTTTTGATTTTATTTTTTCAATTTCCGGCAACGCAGTCTTTGCTTCAGCTATTAGTCTTGCCAATGGATTTAAGTCTGTTCCTACTGCATTTATTCCGTTTACATTTGCTTCTACCAACGATGTACCGGATCCGCAGTATGGATCAAAAAGCTGCTGAGCATCAGAGCCGTAATATTTAATTAACCTATTGGCAATTTGAGGAATCATCATAGCAGGATAACCATGATAACAATGGGTATATGTCTTAGTGTTTTCAAGCCTAAAATCCCAGTCTGTATCAGGCAATGTTTTTGCGTATGACATTACAAATCCCTCCTTTTTCCAAAAATCAAAGGCAATTTATGTTCATACACCCTAAATGCAGTTCCATGATTTCGGGCTCTTGTTCCCTTATCATGCAACCTCAAATCTACAAAAACATTTTCCTCTTTAAACTGATTCAAAAGGTTGGCGTGCGTAATCTGTTCTAATAACTGCGCTCTGTAGAAATGGAAATATTCAATATCTCCTCTTTGTTCAGTAAAGGCAGAGACAAAAATTAAGGCTGGGATTTTCTCCTTAAATCTTTTCACAAGAGAGTCAATTTGCCATACAGCAACTATTTCTCCGCTTATATGCCTAACTGAAATATCAGTTTCAGTTAAATGCAGAAAAAGTCCCTGGCTGTTAGGCTTGAGCTTCATTGTAAAGTATATACCCAGTCTGCCATTAGAATCCTCAGAACCATATTTCTTTATCGCTTCAAGAGGCGGAATTTGCCATGCTTTATTGTTAAAAGTGAAAAGAGTAATCATAGACTGAGAGTTTTGTCTATGAGTTTTTATCTCGGCTTGAGGAATATCTGAGAGGGCGAAATTATTTTCATCTATGCCCATCATTGTCTCGAATGTATATCCTATGCCGGTAGGGCCTTTTCTTAAAGAACGAACGTATTGCTTATCCCTTAATTCTTGAAACTTCTCAGTGAATTCTTCTAATTTCATAGCTGTATCATAAGCCCCAATTGTAATGCTCGTTCCTACATATACCCCAGAGTGCGGAGTTTCTGCATCATATAGTCGTCTTCTTTGTCCTGCGCTCTTCCGCTTCGCTCAGAGACTTTTGTGCTCTTCAGCTCTGCTATTATATCATCTATGGTTTCTGCGTTAGAATCTACAGGTCCGCAGCAGGTCTCGCAGCCGATACTGCGGTATCTTTTGCCGTTTTTGGCAAAATAGAGGCTGGGAACCGGGATATTCTCGCGTTTGACATATTCCCAGATATCCACTTCCCTCCATCCAAGCAGGGGATGGACTCTGAGGTGCTCTTCCTGAGCGGCCTTAGTTTTATACTGATCCCAGAGCTCTGGTGGCTGGTTTTTGTAGTCCCATTCGAAGTCTTGATCTCTCGGGCTGAAAACTCTCTCCTTTGCCCTAATTCCGTGCTCATCTCTTCTTATTCCAAGCAAGAGCGCCTTAAACTGATAATCTGCTATTGCGTTTTTCAGGGCGAGGGTTTTGAGCTGATTGCAACATTCAAACTTGCCCTTATCCGGCCCCATTCCCTCGGCGAGGGCTTTTTCATTTTTCGCAACTTTCAAATCAAGATTCCACTTTTCAGCATACTTATTTCGGAAATCATATATCTCCTGAAATTTGTACGACGTATCAATGTGCATAATCGGGAATGGAATTTTGCCGAAAAACGCCTTTCTAACGAGCCAGAGAAGTGTTGTGCTGTCTTTGCCGATAGACCACAGCATAGCAATATTTCTGAACTGACTGTACGCCTCACGGATTATGAAAATGCTTTGATTTTCGAGCTTATCGAGTTGTGTGTAATTGCCGGCCATTTTTACCATCCAGAAAATTTAATTTTTTATTTTTCCAGCAATAATTATAAAAAAAACCTTCGCAATTGCAATTAAAGGATGGAAGATGCGGAAGAAAGCCAAAGGCGGCAGCTTCAAAGGAAAGCAGAGGTTCAACCCTAACAATTTTATTTTTTTTATGTATTGAAACGAACTGCTATTCCCTGCCGTCGAGCTCTTCGAGCATACGCATACAGAAACGGTCTGTCATACCCGAGATATAATCGCAAACCATCCTCATACGCCCGTATTCCTTCTCAAATGAGCGGTAGTAGCCCGGAATTTCGTCTGTGTTTTCGTAGAAATATTCGAAAATTTTCTCCAGCCACCCTGCCACTTCTTCCGTTGTAGCCCGAACCTTCTCAGACTTATACAAATTTTTCACCAGGAAGCTTTCAAGCTCACGGAGGGCAGAATCCGAATCATTGCTTATACCAACCAGCGGCTCACTTCGCTGGTATATGTCGCTGAGGGATTCTATGCCTGCGTTTTCAATAAGCTTAACGCTGGTTTCGATAGCATCGCTTACCAAGCTGTCGAGTATTTTCTTTGAAACCCGCACATTTCTTATAAATCCGTCGCTGATATCTTGCTCCCGAAGCTCAACAACCGCCCTTTTAACTATCTCAAGCTCCCAAACTTGCGGTACATCAATCACCTTGGCCTTTGCTCTGAGGCCGTCTTCAAGGTCGTGGCAGTTGTATGCGATTCTGTCGGCTATGTTTGCGATCTGGCCTTCAAGCGAGCAGTTTTTTTCAATGCATTCATCGCTATGGGGCGGGTCGTACGGGCTGAGATGTCTTGAGAGCCCAAGACGTGTTTCATAACACAAATCCAGACCAGGGAACGCCGGGTACGGATGCTCCAGCACCTCCACTACCCTGAGCGTTTGTATGTTGTGTTCGAAGCCGCCGCTGCCAGCCATAATTATATTGAGCGCCTCCTCGCCGGAATGGCCGAAAGGACTGTGGCCAAGATCGTGGGCGAGGCAGATTGCCTCAGTGAGGCTCTCGTTTACGCCGAGACACTTTGCGATTGTCCGCCCAATCTGAGCAACTTCAATGCTGTGAGTAAGGCGGGTTCGGTAGTGGTCGTCCTGGCCTGGCGTGAAGACCTGCGTTTTGCCCTCAAGCCTTCTGAATGCGCTGCAGTGGATTACTCTGTCCCTGTCGCGTTCAAAGGCATCTCTATACGGGTGCGGGGTGTTTTCGTAGATTCTTCCCTTTGAATTTGCCTCAGTTACAGCGTACGGTTTCATCGAATATCTTTCAAACTAACAATGCTTTATCAGTTTGTCGTACAAATCTCTAAGCCCCTGGCTTACGACATCAGTCTGCCCGCATACTGCCATAAAATTCGTATCGCCGTCCCATCTGGGAACAATATGAATATGCACGTGCCCAGGCAGGCCTGCTCCCGCGCAGCGGCCGATATTTATCCCAACATTAAACCCATCCGGGCTTATTTCTTTTCGCAGCAGGGCCTGAGTTTTCTTAACGCCCTTAAACAAATCGAGCATCTCGTTATCGCCTAAATCTGCTATATCGCCAGTATGCCTGAGAGGGCATATCATAATATGGCCGTTGTTATATGGGAATTTATTGAATACGGCCATCGAATGCTCTGTCCTAAAAAGAACAAAATTTTTCGCATCATTCTCCGGCTCGTTTGCATAACCGCAAAGAAAGCAGCCTTCTGAGCTGCCGGAAAGGCCTTGGATGTATTCCATTCTCCAAGGCGCCCAGAGGTTTTTCTTTTCAAATTCGCTTCTCATTCTGCCAGTTCAACTGTTATCTTCTGATGCACATCCAATTTCGGCACGCTGTCTCCAAGCGGAATCATAAAGCCCGCCTCCATAACCATATCATACTCCTGCGTTTCGCTTATAAGAACGCCTTCGAGCTGGTCGTAAACTGTTTTACCCTCGCCTTCAAGGCTCAGGGGCTTATAGTTCCGCAGGAAGCCAAACATCCCTTTGGTTTGGAATGAGCCCTCATAGGGCTTTGGACGGGGCTCAATTGATGGCGTAAATTTCAGTTTGCCGTCTTCTGCCTCTTTGTATGTGCTTAGTTCATAGCTGCTTTTTATAATCATTCGGCTCTCATCTTCAGGCTGAATCTCGGGGGGAAGGCTGTATGTAACGATTCTTTCTGCAGGAATTCCCACAGCAAATGGAACCATCAGCACAGATTCCCACTCCTGCCCGGGAGAGATTCCAAAAGACTTTTTATTAGCACTGGCCACTGCGTTCCAGAGTGTCCACTGAGAAGCAGCGAAATCAAGAATCATATCGGGATCTTTAATGCGGCGTTTTCCGCTTTCTTTTATTGCCTGCTTGCCAGCCTTGGCGAGGGCTTCCTGAAGGCCGGAATAGTCTTCAATCTCGCCTGCAGAGTTAATCTTGATTTTC
This window of the Sedimentisphaera salicampi genome carries:
- the dgt gene encoding dGTP triphosphohydrolase yields the protein MKPYAVTEANSKGRIYENTPHPYRDAFERDRDRVIHCSAFRRLEGKTQVFTPGQDDHYRTRLTHSIEVAQIGRTIAKCLGVNESLTEAICLAHDLGHSPFGHSGEEALNIIMAGSGGFEHNIQTLRVVEVLEHPYPAFPGLDLCYETRLGLSRHLSPYDPPHSDECIEKNCSLEGQIANIADRIAYNCHDLEDGLRAKAKVIDVPQVWELEIVKRAVVELREQDISDGFIRNVRVSKKILDSLVSDAIETSVKLIENAGIESLSDIYQRSEPLVGISNDSDSALRELESFLVKNLYKSEKVRATTEEVAGWLEKIFEYFYENTDEIPGYYRSFEKEYGRMRMVCDYISGMTDRFCMRMLEELDGRE
- a CDS encoding MvaI/BcnI family restriction endonuclease; amino-acid sequence: MKLEEFTEKFQELRDKQYVRSLRKGPTGIGYTFETMMGIDENNFALSDIPQAEIKTHRQNSQSMITLFTFNNKAWQIPPLEAIKKYGSEDSNGRLGIYFTMKLKPNSQGLFLHLTETDISVRHISGEIVAVWQIDSLVKRFKEKIPALIFVSAFTEQRGDIEYFHFYRAQLLEQITHANLLNQFKEENVFVDLRLHDKGTRARNHGTAFRVYEHKLPLIFGKRRDL
- the cysD gene encoding sulfate adenylyltransferase subunit CysD, encoding MAGNYTQLDKLENQSIFIIREAYSQFRNIAMLWSIGKDSTTLLWLVRKAFFGKIPFPIMHIDTSYKFQEIYDFRNKYAEKWNLDLKVAKNEKALAEGMGPDKGKFECCNQLKTLALKNAIADYQFKALLLGIRRDEHGIRAKERVFSPRDQDFEWDYKNQPPELWDQYKTKAAQEEHLRVHPLLGWREVDIWEYVKRENIPVPSLYFAKNGKRYRSIGCETCCGPVDSNAETIDDIIAELKSTKVSERSGRAQDKEDDYMMQKLRTLGYM
- a CDS encoding HIT family protein, with translation MRSEFEKKNLWAPWRMEYIQGLSGSSEGCFLCGYANEPENDAKNFVLFRTEHSMAVFNKFPYNNGHIMICPLRHTGDIADLGDNEMLDLFKGVKKTQALLRKEISPDGFNVGINIGRCAGAGLPGHVHIHIVPRWDGDTNFMAVCGQTDVVSQGLRDLYDKLIKHC
- a CDS encoding sulfate adenylyltransferase subunit 1; the protein is MDNVLNFVIVGHVDHGKSTLIGRLLYDTDSLQPDRIAEMEKMSKSRGRDENEFAYLLDHLEEERKQGVTIDTTQVFFSTDKRHYVIIDAPGHVEFVKNMITGASQAEAAVLIVDAEEGVMEQTKRHSYMLNMLGLKQIITVINKMDLVQYSEERFKQVQSDVQEFLASIGASSDITLPIAAAKGDNIAKPSENMPWHKGPTFLDSLDSLKGRIPAEDKSLILPVQDVYKVDDKRINAGRVEAGCIEQGEAVKVIPSGQKTKVQSVEKFLEEPERACAGESIGITTEDALFLDRGDIVCREGGEPTLADCFRARIFWMSKRPLDTSERLFIRCATQQTRCSIDTIEKRIDSSTLKVLEENGTKLENLEVGEVIIKTKKEIAFDDFNSTQEMGRFVLVKDENIVAGGIITGR
- a CDS encoding sulfite exporter TauE/SafE family protein; the protein is MQSFGLIIIAFFCEFVDATLGMGYGTTLTPVLMLLFGFEPLEIVPAVLLSELVSGLLAAVLHHFHGNVNLRPETMNARKIAEQLSSIGYIESFKQNTPRHLKIAILLSLCSVVGTVAAIYVAVNIPEFWLKLYIGVLVFSMGLLIMICLKKTFRFSWHKMTFLGVLASFNKGISGGGYGPVVTSGQILSGVNSKSAVGITSLAEGLTCLVGVVLYVYVLKQPFDFRLAPWLCTGAVLSVPLSALAVKKVSSGNMKMLIAVITMALGLFTLLKLFF